A portion of the Naumovozyma castellii chromosome 2, complete genome genome contains these proteins:
- the LDH1 gene encoding triacylglycerol lipase (ancestral locus Anc_8.524), translating into MDIIKEACNLEGQPLSKKNVQQIVNSYVDGPTLVKEVLQPENQADFRTTFITNFESYVKINGKKLRVCHNFQNGKFVNDGHPLHLFIHGLGGSLGQFEPLLRLTHLKGKKFLTLDLPGFGQSDELESYSMKSVIETIRSVVDLATGNQKSLGENTQLKLILTGHSMGCYLCLHFFETYSKNYDIRKIALLSPPKPIMTSLSKRNYWTQWALWGVFKLPFIFDLYRNYFDQTRGLSSSGMKRFFFNNDPNDYDLRYRKLWQFHSNVQNKSRSVVGYLLGWDAINWEKVNTLVDKNDKQGSDLHVLVFLGKNDQVTLPEDVKQFYESFENKNNTKLIEIPNCSHTLCFDAPLVVCELFSENVLTE; encoded by the coding sequence ATGGATATAATAAAGGAGGCCTGTAATTTAGAGGGTCAGCCACTATCTAAGAAAAATGTTCAGCAGATCGTAAACTCCTACGTGGATGGTCCAACACTAGTGAAAGAAGTCCTGCAACCGGAAAACCAAGCAGACTTCCGTACCACTTTTATTACTAATTTTGAAAGCTATGTTAAAATCAATGGCAAAAAACTTCGTGTTTGtcataattttcaaaatggtAAGTTTGTGAATGACGGTCATCCATTGCATCTATTTATTCATGGATTAGGTGGTAGTTTAGGGCAATTTGAACCCTTACTGAGATTGACTCATTTGAAAGGGAAAAAATTTCTGACTTTAGACTTACCAGGTTTTGGACAAAGTGATGAGCTAGAGTCTTATTCCATGAAATCTGtaattgaaacaattagaAGTGTAGTAGATCTCGCTACAGGTAATCAAAAAAGTTTAGGAGAAAATACACAGTTGAAACTTATATTAACAGGTCATTCAATGGGTTGTTATCTCTGTTTGcatttttttgaaacataCTCTAAAAATTATGACATTAGGAAAATTGCTTTATTATCTCCACCGAAGCCAATAATGACATCGTTATCAAAAAGAAACTACTGGACTCAATGGGCACTTTGGGGTGTCTTCAAACttccttttatttttgatttgTATAGAAATTATTTCGACCAAACCAGAGGTCTTTCCAGCTCCGGTATGAAACGgttcttctttaataatgatcCTAATGATTACGATTTAAGATATCGAAAGCTATGGCAATTCCATAGTAATGTTCAAAACAAAAGCAGAAGTGTTGTGGGTTATTTACTCGGTTGGGATGCAATAAATTGGGAGAAGGTCAACACTTTGGTTGACAAGAATGATAAGCAAGGATCAGATTTACATGTCCTGGTGTTTTTAGGTAAGAATGATCAAGTCACGCTACCCGAGGACGTTAAGCAATTTTATGAATCGTTCGAAAACAAGAATAACACGAAATTGATAGAAATACCAAATTGTTCGCACACTCTATGTTTTGATGCTCCACTAGTCGTCTGTGAATTATTTTCAGAAAACGTTCTGACCGAATAG
- the KTR3 gene encoding mannosyltransferase KTR3 (ancestral locus Anc_8.523), translating into MSSENFEVDVEKEKEEEKVQQISSPSFFERNEQPIKVFGASLILLLTALFINFSNPGHGKGRPIIRNHVRESSSYIMPFTDASQGVHHPVDDGIREKAVMVTLSRNRDLWQLLQSIRDVEDRFNNRYHYDWVFLNDVPFTDEFKRVTSAMVSGKTKYGLIDEDQWSVPPWIDEAEFEERRKWMEAQEVPYGGMVPYRHMCRYQSGFIWRHPLLDEYDYYWRVDTDIRIYCDIQYDIFKFMRENKKKYGFILSLSEYEATIPTFWDTVKKFVEDHPEHIHHNNLLDFISDDRGDTFNLCHFWTNFEIASLEFYRSDAYRDYFEFLDHSGGFYYERWGDAPVHSVAAALFLDKSEVHFFDGLGFYHPDYHSCPIEEDIRLQNKCICEPSKDNTWWPFYFCNRKFFEVQGLPIPPEVPLD; encoded by the coding sequence ATGTCTTCcgaaaattttgaagtaGACGTagagaaggagaaggagGAGGAGAAAGTACAACAAATCTCGTCCCCatcattctttgaaagaaatgaaCAACCAATTAAAGTCTTTGGGGCCTCATTAATTCTCCTACTGACtgcattatttattaattttagCAATCCTGGACACGGTAAAGGAAGACCTATCATTAGAAATCATGTTAGGGAATCTAGCAGCTATATAATGCCATTTACAGATGCATCTCAAGGTGTACACCATCCAGTGGATGATGGGATCAGAGAGAAAGCCGTCATGGTTACATTATCTAGAAACCGTGACTTATGGCAATTGTTACAGTCTATTCGTGACGTCGAAGACCGTTTTAATAATAGATATCATTATGACTGGGTGTTTCTAAATGATGTTCCTTTTACTGATGAATTCAAACGTGTTACTTCTGCAATGGTGTCTGGTAAGACAAAATATGGTctcattgatgaagatcAATGGTCTGTCCCACCATGGATTGATGAGGCAgagtttgaagaaagaagaaaatggatGGAAGCTCAAGAGGTCCCATACGGAGGCATGGTTCCTTACAGACACATGTGCCGTTATCAATCTGGGTTTATATGGAGACATCCATTATTGGATGAATACGATTATTATTGGAGAGTTGATACAGATATTAGAATATATTGTGACATCCAGTACGATATCTTTAAGTTCATGAgagaaaacaaaaagaaatacGGGTTTATTCTATCGTTAAGTGAATATGAAGCTACTATCCCAACCTTTTGGGATACGGTTAAGAAATTTGTAGAAGATCATCCCGAACATATTCACCACAACAATCTGTTAGATTTTATATCCGATGATCGTGGTGATACATTTAACCTATGCCATTTTTGGaccaattttgaaattgcaTCATTGGAATTCTATAGATCCGACGCATATAGAGACTATTTTGAGTTCTTAGATCATTCTGGTGGCTTTTATTATGAAAGATGGGGTGATGCTCCTGTCCATTCTGTTGCAGCTGCACTATTCTTGGATAAATCTGAAGTTCATTTCTTCGATGGTCTTGGATTTTATCACCCAGATTACCATTCCTGTCCCATCGAGGAAGATATTAGACTACAAAACAAATGTATCTGCGAACCCTCAAAAGATAATACGTGGTGGCCATTCTATTTCTGTAATAGAAAATTCTTCGAGGTCCAAGGCCTACCTATACCACCTGAAGTACCACTTGATTAG
- the DUR12 gene encoding bifunctional urea carboxylase/allophanate hydrolase (ancestral locus Anc_8.520), whose translation MTNNIAKKTLGWSIKDWIEFHQSVTADESFKQLQYLVECQQIAPTDPAWLSLCSADTLKKQWQILQHRSGKESLPLYGVPVAIKDNIDARGFPTTAACPSFLYEPEKDSKVVKLLRNAGAIIIGKTNLDQFATGLVGTRSPYGKTPCVFSDKHVSGGSSAGSASVVARGIVPIALGTDTAGSGRVPAALNNLIGLKPTKGTFSCQGVVPACKSLDCVSVFSLNLSDAECCFKILCESDLENDEYSRTYPRSPLRKFSDSVTIGIPKDLLWYGEEENPVLYDNAIKQLEKSGANITKIDFEPLLELARCLYEGPWVAERYSAVKDFLQKNPSSKGFDHVVKSIIDSAKKFSAVDAFQFEYKRQGLLQKIDKLLENIDALCVPTCPLNPTFEDVSNEPILVNSRQGTWTNFVNLADMAALAIPSGFRSDGLPTGITLIGKKFTDFALLDLAQMYFQIAYPNNSRTFGIFTEGVEINDDKVSGPVISSSDSIKLAVVGAHLKGLPLHWQLEKVNATFISSTKTSKNYELYALPRTGPILKPGLRRVNEEGFAIQVETYSIPVENFGTFISMVPEPLGIGSVELENGEWVKSFICEESGYTAKGSVNITKYGGFKTYLKFLETNTKTKKPFTTVLVANRGEIAVRIIKTLKKMEIQSVAIFSTPDRYSQHVIDADLTVDLKGVSAADTYLNIEKIIDAAKKTGAQAIIPGYGFLSENADFSERCDAEGITFVGPSGDVMRGLGLKHSAREIAKKANVPLVPGSSLITTAHEAKEIAAKLEYPIMVKSTAGGGGIGLQKVESEDDIERIFETVKHQGAAYFGDSGVFMERFIENARHVEVQIMGDGLGNALAIGERDCSLQRRNQKIIEETPAPNLPETTRQKLREAAQRLGSLLKYKCAGTVEFIYDEIRDEFYFLEVNTRLQVEHPITEMVTGIDLVEWMLVIAADMAPDFNQLKIDVNGVAMEARLYAENPVHDFKPSPGQLVEVEFPKWARIDTWVSKGTIVTPEYDPTLAKIIVHGKDRHDALEKLNKALVETKVSGCITNIDYLRSISSSEMFRDAKVSTNILNSYDYKPSAMEIILPGSHTSIQDYPGRKGCWRIGVPPSGPMDAFSFRLANKIVGNNHKAPAFEITLNGPTILFHIDAIIGITGGACVCQLNNTQIEQFKPIHVTSGDKLSIGKLLTGCRAYLAIRGGVDVPEYLGSKSTFTLGNFGGYSGRCLKMGDTLFIDQNKLNKYVLPGHNYSDQPLSYSLLPDMPTDKQWKIGVLCGPHGSPDFFKPEYVDSFFSEKWKVHYNSNRFGVRLSGPKPVWARKDGGEGGLHPSNAHDYVYSLGAINFTGDEPVIVTCDGPSLGGFVCHAVVAESELWKVGQVKPGDYIQFVPISFESARELMKSQDVAINTLEPKSLKTLDDIITLPTPEDPVLRLLPERPGISPRITYRQAGDRYILVEYGENIMDLNICYRIHSLIGLVDDYNTAGIVEMSQGVRSVLIEFDPYVISQTQLLTLLLAYEEELPYTENWTVNSKVIRLPMAFEDSKTMACVARYQETIRSSAPWLPNNADFVANINGITHKDVYDLVYSARFMVLGLGDVFLGSPCAVPLDPRHRLLGSKYNPSRTFTERGAVGLGGMFMCIYAASSPGGYQLMGRTIPIWDKLLLLSSSEQPWLLNPFDQIEFYPVSEKELDRLTDDFDYGKYIVDSRKEKFNHMDYLKWVDENSKSITEFQLLQEGENAEKFAKLIELSNAELDENDEIEKDQVNDYPENSVMIYSEYSGRFWKPLVTEGEFVKSGQGLIIIEAMKTEMLVPTLHDGKVLKIVHKNGSMVDSGDLVVVIEPIFA comes from the coding sequence ATGACAAATAATATAGCCAAGAAGACTTTAGGCTGGTCAATTAAAGATTGGATTGAATTCCATCAAAGTGTAACTGCAGATGAATCATTCAAACAATTGCAATATTTGGTTGAATGTCAACAAATTGCACCAACAGATCCTGCATGGCTTTCTCTATGTTCAGCTGATACCCTTAAGAAGCAGTGGCAAATTTTACAGCATAGGTCTGGCAAGGAATCACTTCCATTATATGGTGTTCCAGTTGCTATAAAAGATAACATCGACGCAAGAGGCTTTCCTACCACCGCTGCTTGCCCTTCATTCTTATACGAACCAGAAAAGGATTCAAAAGTCGTTAAATTACTTAGAAATGCAGGTGCCATCATTATTGGGAAGACGAATTTGGATCAGTTTGCCACTGGCTTAGTGGGTACAAGATCTCCTTATGGCAAAACACCATGTGTATTTAGTGACAAACATGTCTCAGGTGGATCATCGGCAGGTAGTGCTAGTGTCGTTGCTAGAGGTATTGTTCCAATTGCCCTAGGCACAGATACCGCAGGCTCGGGAAGAGTACCAGCAGCTTTGAATAACTTGATTGGTTTGAAACCTACAAAGGGTACCTTTTCATGTCAAGGTGTAGTTCCTGCTTGCAAATCCTTAGATTGTGTATCTGTCTTTTCGTTAAATCTATCCGATGCAGAATGTTGTTTCAAGATCCTTTGCGAAtcagatttggaaaatgatgaatattCAAGAACATATCCACGATCTCCATTGAGAAAATTTTCTGATAGTGTCACTATTGGTATTCCAAAGGATTTGTTGTGGTATggggaagaagaaaatccTGTCTTGTATGATAATGCCATTAAACAACTAGAAAAGAGCGGCGCAAATATTACTAAAATTGACTTTGAGCCATTATTGGAGCTTGCCCGCTGCTTATATGAGGGGCCATGGGTAGCTGAACGTTACTCAGCAGTTAAAGATTTTTTGCAGAAGAATCCATCAAGTAAAGGTTTCGACCACGTTGTCAAATCAATCATTGATAGtgccaagaaattttcCGCAGTTGATGCTTTCCAATTCGAGTACAAGAGACAAGGACTTTTGCAAAAAATAGATAAGCTACTAGAAAATATAGATGCGTTATGTGTACCAACATGTCCACTAAATCCTACATTCGAAGATGTTTCTAATGAGCCAATATTGGTCAATTCTAGACAAGGTACATGGACAAATTTTGTCAATTTGGCAGATATGGCTGCTCTAGCTATCCCATCTGGCTTTAGATCTGATGGTTTGCCCACTGGTATAACGTTGATAGGTAAAAAATTTACTGATTTTGCTTTGCTTGATTTAGCTCAAATGTATTTCCAGATTGCGTATCCTAATAATTCTAGAACTTTCGGTATTTTCACAGAAGGAgttgaaataaatgatgataaagtATCAGGGCCTGTTATTTCCAGTTCAGATTCTATTAAATTAGCCGTTGTTGGTGCACATTTGAAAGGCTTGCCTTTACATTGGCAACTCGAAAAAGTCAATGCTACATTTATATCATCAACTAAAACCAGTAAGAATTATGAGTTATATGCATTACCAAGAACTGGACCAATTTTAAAACCAGGTTTGAGAAGAGTAAACGAAGAAGGATTTGCTATCCAAGTGGAGACGTATAGTATTCCAGTTGAAAACTTTGGTACATTTATATCCATGGTTCCAGAACCATTGGGTATTGGATCAGTTGAATTAGAAAATGGTGAATGGGtcaaatcatttatttgCGAAGAATCTGGTTATACTGCTAAAGGTTCCGTGAATATTACGAAATATGGCGGTTTTAAGACATATTTAAAATTCCTTGAAACTAATACAAAAACCAAGAAGCCATTTACTACCGTTTTGGTTGCAAATAGAGGTGAAATTGCTGTTAGAATTATAAAGACcttaaaaaaaatggaaatacAATCTGTAGCAATTTTTTCCACTCCAGATAGATATTCTCAACATGTTATTGATGCCGATTTAACGGTAGATTTGAAGGGTGTTTCAGCTGCTGATACTTACcttaatattgaaaagattatagACGCTGCTAAGAAGACTGGCGCTCAAGCTATTATTCCAGGATATGGGTTCCTATCTGAGAATGCTGATTTTTCTGAAAGATGTGATGCTGAAGGAATTACTTTTGTGGGACCATCCGGTGACGTAATGAGAGGTCTAGGTTTAAAACATTCCGCAAGAGAAATTGCCAAGAAAGCAAATGTGCCTCTAGTTCCGGGGTCATCTTTGATCACCACTGCACATGAAGCTAAGGAAATTGCTGcaaaattggaatatcCAATAATGGTTAAGTCAACGGCAGGTGGAGGGGGTATTGGTTTACAGAAAGTCGAATCagaagatgatattgaaCGTATTTTTGAAACAGTTAAGCATCAAGGAGCCGCATATTTTGGTGACTCAGGTGTATTCATGGAgagatttattgaaaacgCAAGACATGTCGAAGTTCAGATAATGGGGGATGGTTTAGGAAATGCTCTCGCAATTGGGGAACGTGATTGTTCATTGCAACGTCGTAACCAGAAAATCATTGAGGAAACTCCAGCACCCAATCTCCCTGAAACAACGAGACAAAAATTAAGAGAAGCTGCCCAAAGGTTAGGTTCACTTTTGAAATACAAATGTGCAGGTACTGTTGAATTCATATATGATGAAATCCGCGATGAATTTTACTTCTTAGAGGTTAATACAAGATTACAAGTAGAGCATCCAATAACAGAAATGGTGACAGGTATTGATTTGGTTGAGTGGATGCTTGTAATTGCGGCTGATATGGCTCCTGAttttaatcaattgaaaatagaTGTTAACGGTGTTGCAATGGAGGCAAGATTATATGCAGAAAATCCTGTCCATGATTTTAAACCATCACCAGGTCAATTAGTTGAGGTTGAATTTCCAAAGTGGGCAAGAATCGATACATGGGTGTCAAAAGGTACCATAGTAACTCCAGAATACGATCCAACATTGGCAAAAATTATTGTACACGGTAAAGATAGACATGACGCTTTAGAAAAGCTGAATAAAGCACTTGTGGAAACAAAGGTCTCGGGTTGTATTACTAACATTGACTATTTAAGGTCTatctcttcttctgaaaTGTTTAGAGATGCGAAAGTTTCAACGAACATCCTTAATTCTTACGATTACAAACCATCTGCAATGGAGATTATATTACCTGGTTCTCATACCTCAATTCAAGATTATCCAGGAAGAAAGGGCTGTTGGAGAATTGGAGTACCACCATCTGGCCCAATGGATGCGTTTTCTTTTAGGCTTGCTAATAAAATCGTCGGTAACAATCATAAAGCTCCAGCATTTGAAATCACTTTGAATGGTCCAACTATCTTATTCCATATAGATGCTATTATTGGTATAACAGGTGGTGCCTGTGTTTGTCAGCTGAATAATACTCAAATTGAGCAATTTAAACCAATTCATGTTACTTCGGGCGATAAACTTTCGATTGGTAAGTTATTAACAGGTTGTAGAGCATATTTGGCCATTAGAGGGGGTGTAGATGTTCCTGAATATCTGGGCTCTAAATCTACTTTTACGTTGGGAAATTTTGGTGGGTATTCTGGTAGGTGTCTGAAGATGGGCGACACTTTGTTCATTGATCAaaacaaattaaacaaatatGTTCTTCCTGGGCATAATTATTCTGACCAACCACTTTCCTATTCATTACTTCCAGATATGCCAACCGATAAGCAATGGAAAATTGGTGTCTTGTGCGGTCCCCACGGGTCTCcagatttcttcaaaccTGAATATGTGGATAGCTTCTTCTCagaaaaatggaaagtACATTATAATTCAAATCGATTTGGTGTTAGATTATCTGGCCCTAAACCTGTTTGGGCCAGAAAAGATGGTGGAGAAGGTGGTTTACATCCCTCAAATGCCCATGATTATGTCTACTCTCTAGGTGCCATTAACTTTACTGGTGATGAACCTGTTATTGTCACATGTGATGGTCCTTCCTTGGGAGGGTTTGTTTGTCATGCAGTTGTTGCTGAATCTGAATTATGGAAGGTTGGGCAAGTAAAACCTGGTgattatattcaatttgttcctATATCTTTTGAATCTGCCAGAGAGCTGATGAAATCTCAAGACGTTGCTATTAATACATTAGAGCCCAAAAGTTTGAAAACTCTAGATGATATAATAACGTTACCAACGCCCGAGGATCCAGTTTTGCGATTGCTTCCCGAAAGGCCTGGAATTTCCCCACGAATTACTTATAGACAGGCTGGTGACCGTTACATTTTGGTCGAATATGGTGAAAATATAAtggatttgaatatttgcTATAGAATTCATTCTCTAATTGGGTTAGTTGATGATTATAATACAGCTGGGATTGTTGAGATGTCACAAGGTGTAAGATCTgtattaattgaatttgatccTTACGTTATTTCACAAACCCAATTATTAACCTTATTATTAGCTtatgaagaagaactaCCTTATACTGAAAATTGGACGGTTAATTCCAAGGTTATTAGATTACCAATGGCGTTTGAAGATTCAAAAACAATGGCTTGCGTTGCTCGTTACCAAGAGACAATTCGTTCTTCAGCTCCTTGGTTACCAAATAATGCTGACTTTGTGGCAAATATTAATGGTATAACACATAAGGATGTTTACGATCTTGTATATTCTGCACGTTTTATGGTACTAGGTCTCGGAGATGTTTTCTTAGGTTCTCCATGTGCTGTTCCTTTAGATCCAAGGCACAGATTACTCGGCAGTAAATATAATCCATCAAGAACATTTACAGAAAGAGGAGCGGTGGGTCTAGGGGGTATGTTTATGTGCATTTATGCGGCATCTAGTCCTGGTGGTTACCAACTGATGGGGAGAACTATTCCAATATGGGATAAActattattgttatcatCCTCTGAACAACCTTGGTTACTTAATCCTtttgatcaaattgaatTCTACCCAGTATCTGAAAAGGAATTAGATAGGCTAACCGATGATTTCGATTATGGAAAGTACATTGTCgattcaagaaaagaaaaattcaacCATATGGACTACTTGAAATGGGTAGATGAAAATTCTAAATCAATTACGGAATTCCAACTTTTGCAAGAAGGAGAGAATGCAGAAAAGTTTGCCAAATTAATAGAGCTTTCCAATGCtgaattagatgaaaatgatgaaatcGAAAAAGATCAAGTTAATGATTATCCGGAAAATTCTGTTATGATATATTCTGAATATTCTGGCCGCTTCTGGAAACCATTAGTAACTGAAGGAGAGTTTGTTAAATCTGGCCAAGGGTTAATTATTATAGAGGCAATGAAAACCGAAATGTTAGTTCCCACACTTCATGATGGTAAGGTTTTGAAAATTGTCCACAAAAATGGGAGTATGGTTGATTCAGGTGATCTGGTAGTTGTTATTGAACCTATTTTTGCCTAA
- the NCAS0B02290 gene encoding glutaredoxin family protein (ancestral locus Anc_8.519), whose translation MLQSRLGLMSSKTILNRTSRLFLSTETRQAIKSAVSSAPVVLFMKGTPDAPKCGFSRATVALLGYEGLNPSKFKAFNILDDVELRDGIKEYTDWPTIPQLFVNGEFIGGCDVIVSMSKNGDLNSVFEEADVLLPEEERE comes from the coding sequence ATGTTGCAATCTAGGTTAGGTTTGATGTCTTCCAAGACCATATTGAATAGAACATCGAGGTTGTTCTTAAGCACCGAGACGAGACAAGCAATCAAGTCAGCAGTTTCCTCGGCACCCGTGGTCTTGTTTATGAAGGGGACACCTGATGCCCCTAAATGTGGATTTTCTAGAGCAACGGTAGCATTGCTTGGTTACGAGGGATTAAATCCAAGTAAATTCAAAGCATTTAATATCCTCGATGACGTTGAATTAAGAGATGGTATCAAAGAATATACAGATTGGCCAACGATTCCACaattatttgttaatgGTGAATTCATTGGGGGTTGTGATGTCATTGTGAGCATGTCCAAAAATGGTGATTTGAATAGTGtctttgaagaagctgatgttcttcttcctgaagaagaaagggAGTAA
- the EXO5 gene encoding Exo5p (ancestral locus Anc_8.518) codes for MIKQRSILSTLKRYTHSKRLNAVSSLSHEVILNEDKNEDPRNLSAAESQLIDNLPIFKNVTITPSTPSSLKVKQEYVQVKISFLKPLFGTTSQPLLGYNLPRNSKSPFIDTHKSQGINRLSVTKLLTKSWCELRFTYDMYAQAGLQIQPPPDKFLTSGTSIHGSLETALHPGLLDWNLEHDLFDVWFDSLLKMANLFQGGQCREIIAHGYVNSNDLTLLDGDMDVTDEDDVLISGVIDHLTLRGKDVRLFPDVNDIGALLMELDKHRELIKGDTNILVSDVKTRSINRLPTQGTVLKATKLQLMYYKFFLKSFGLNQESTYKKLLVNAQRRGIDVDAPIDPMKLLNFMISSNGFLNDDMRKMRDGFDIGFPLFDNENSSNNNNDAEFNMSNIPSIDSEVGVNNNILEKYEEFMTSWTRPVNLKYFAARMSQFYYNIGQLISDELMVEYYHKNENFHNILFKYDNKMLKEHVTDSGKYWFGKRDIEPIKPNLKNFKIFCKNCDYSHVCSWRIEGEKKCKELGQDLLNLNETD; via the coding sequence ATGATTAAACAACGATCGATATTATCAACTTTAAAGAGATACACTCATTCTAAAAGATTAAATGCAGTTTCATCCTTATCTCATGAAGTAATTCTAAACGAAGACAAAAATGAAGATCCAAGAAACCTTTCTGCAGCTGAAAGCCAACTCATAGATAATCTCCCCATCTTTAAAAACGTCACTATAACACCATCGACGCCGTCCTCTCTAAAGGTTAAACAAGAATACGTACAGGTTAAAATTTCGTTCCTCAAGCCATTATTTGGCACCACTTCTCAACCATTACTGGGCTATAATCTCCCACGCAATTCCAAATCTCCATTCATCGATACTCACAAATCACAAGGAATAAACAGACTATCAGTGACAAAACTCCTGACGAAATCATGGTGCGAATTACGTTTTACATACGATATGTATGCACAAGCTGGCCTCCAGATACAACCACCACCAGATAAATTCTTGACTTCCGGAACTTCCATTCATGGTTCTTTGGAAACGGCATTGCATCCGGGACTATTGGATTGGAATTTGGAACATGACTTGTTCGATGTTTGGTTTGATTCATTGTTAAAAATGGCGAATCTATTCCAGGGGGGCCAATGTAGAGAAATTATCGCACATGGTTATGTAAATTCTAATGATTTGACTTTGCTTGATGGAGACATGGACGTTAcagatgaggatgatgtGCTTATAAGTGGTGTCATTGATCATTTGACTTTAAGGGGTAAAGATGTTCGATTATTCCCCGATGTGAATGACATTGGTGCCTTATTGATGGAGTTGGATAAGCATAGGGAACTCATCAAGGGAGATACTAATATTTTGGTTAGTGATGTGAAAACTAGATCCATAAACAGGTTACCCACACAGGGAACCGTATTAAAGGCGACTAAATTACAATTGATGTATTacaaattcttcttaaaaAGTTTTGGGTTGAATCAAGAAAGTACATACAAGAAACTTTTAGTTAATGCACAAAGGAGGGGAATAGACGTTGATGCGCCAATTGATCCAATGaagttattgaattttatgATTTCTTCCAATGGGTTCCTCAACGATGATATGAGGAAAATGAGAGATGGATTTGATATCGGGTTTCCCTTATTcgataatgaaaattctagtaataataataacgatGCAGAATTCAATATGTCGAATATACCGTCAATTGATTCCGAGGTAGGTGTGAACAACAACATTttagaaaaatatgaagaaTTCATGACTAGTTGGACAAGACCTgttaatttgaaatattttgctGCAAGAATGTcacaattttattataatattgGACAATTAATTAGTGATGAATTAATGGTGGAGTATTATCataagaatgaaaatttccataatattttattcaagTATGATAATAAAATGCTTAAGGAGCATGTTACCGATAGTGGGAAGTATTGGTTTGGAAAAAGAGATATTGAGCCAATCAAgccaaatttaaaaaacttcaaaatcttttgTAAGAATTGTGATTACTCTCATGTTTGTTCTTGGAGAATTGAAGGTGAAAAGAAGTGTAAAGAATTAGGCcaagatttattgaatcTTAATGAAACTGATTAA
- the YSY6 gene encoding Ysy6p (ancestral locus Anc_8.516), which translates to MAIQTPKQRIANEKFNKNIEKHRKYGKKKIAKNQESSLPISRLWIGVILFLLIGGGVLELLSYIL; encoded by the coding sequence ATGGCCATCCAGACACCAAAGCAGAGAATCGCAAACGAAAAGTTTAATAAGAATATCGAAAAGCACAGAAAGTAtgggaagaagaagatcgCCAAGAATCAAGAGTCTTCATTGCCCATCTCCAGACTCTGGATAGGTGTCATCCTATTTTTATTGATCGGTGGTGGGGTCTTGGAATTGCTAAGCTATATTCTTTGA